From one Lycium ferocissimum isolate CSIRO_LF1 chromosome 7, AGI_CSIRO_Lferr_CH_V1, whole genome shotgun sequence genomic stretch:
- the LOC132061879 gene encoding protein PELPK1-like: MKKPEVPAVPKPEIPTMPKPEIPELPKSKVPELPKPEVPAVPKPEIPELPKPEVPELPKLEVPVVPKPEIPTMPKPELPKQKVPEIPKLEVPAVPKPEIPAMPKPEIPNPKVPELPKPEVPTMSKPEIMSKLEIPELPKIKVLELPKLEVPDVEVFMVWFRSVID; encoded by the exons ATGAAAAAGCCTGAAGTTCCAGCTGTGCCAAAGCCTGAGATCCCGACTATGCCAAAGCCAGAAATCCCAGAACTACCAAAGTCAAAAGTCCCAGAGCTTCCAAAGCCAGAAGTCCCAGCTGTGCCAAAGCCAGAAATCCCAGAACTACCAAAGCCAGAAGTCCCAGAGCTTCCAAAGCTAGAAGTCCCAGTTGTGCCAAAGCCTGAGATCCCGACTATGCCAAAGCCAGAATTACCAAAGCAAAAAGTCCCAGAGATTCCAAAGCTAGAAGTTCCGGCTGTGCCAAAGCCTGAGATCCCGGCTATGCCAAAGCCAGAAATCCCAAAC CCAAAAGTCCCAGAGCTTCCAAAGCCAGAAGTACCAACTATGTCAAAGCCTGAGATTATGTCAAAGCTGGAAATCCCAGAACTACCAAAGATAAAAGTCCTAGAGCTTCCAAAGCTAGAAGTACCAGATGTAGAGGTGTTCATGGTTTGGTTTAggtcggttattgattaa